One Streptomyces sp. SAI-135 DNA segment encodes these proteins:
- the dapD gene encoding 2,3,4,5-tetrahydropyridine-2,6-dicarboxylate N-succinyltransferase, which translates to MTDTTAPRTTGAIAAGLATVAADGTVLDTWFPAPELSAEPGPAGTERLSADRAVELLGEGAAKAIGPDARRGVEVIAVRTVIASLDDKPLDTHDAYLRLHLLSHRLVQPHGQSLDGIFGLLPNVAWTSLGPVAVDDIEKVRLNARAEGLHLAVTSVDKFPRMTDYVAPKGVRIADADRVRLGAHLAAGTTVMHEGFVNFNAGTLGTSMVEGRISAGVVVGDGSDIGGGASTMGTLSGGGNVRITIGERCLIGAEAGVGIALGDECVVEAGLYVTAGTRVTMPDGQIVKARELSGASNILYRRNSVTGTVEARPNNAVWGGLNDVLHSHN; encoded by the coding sequence ATGACCGACACGACTGCCCCGCGCACCACCGGCGCCATCGCCGCAGGCCTCGCCACCGTCGCCGCCGACGGCACCGTTCTCGACACCTGGTTCCCCGCTCCCGAGCTCTCCGCCGAACCCGGTCCGGCCGGCACCGAGCGGCTCTCGGCCGACAGGGCCGTGGAACTGCTCGGCGAAGGCGCCGCCAAGGCGATCGGCCCGGACGCCCGCCGTGGCGTCGAGGTGATCGCGGTCCGCACGGTCATCGCCTCCCTCGACGACAAGCCGCTCGACACCCACGACGCCTACCTGCGGCTGCACCTGCTCTCGCACCGCCTGGTCCAGCCGCACGGCCAGAGCCTCGACGGCATCTTCGGCCTCCTGCCCAACGTCGCCTGGACCTCGCTCGGCCCGGTCGCCGTCGACGACATCGAGAAGGTGCGCCTCAACGCCCGCGCCGAGGGCCTGCACCTCGCCGTGACGAGCGTCGACAAGTTCCCGCGCATGACGGACTACGTCGCCCCCAAGGGCGTCCGCATCGCCGACGCCGACCGGGTCCGCCTCGGCGCGCACCTCGCCGCGGGCACCACCGTCATGCACGAGGGCTTCGTCAACTTCAACGCCGGCACGCTCGGCACCTCGATGGTCGAGGGCCGCATCTCCGCCGGTGTCGTGGTCGGCGACGGCTCGGACATCGGTGGCGGCGCCTCCACCATGGGCACGCTCTCCGGCGGCGGCAACGTCCGCATCACCATCGGCGAGCGCTGCCTGATCGGCGCCGAGGCGGGCGTCGGCATCGCGCTCGGCGACGAGTGCGTCGTCGAGGCCGGTCTCTACGTCACCGCCGGCACCCGGGTCACCATGCCCGACGGCCAGATCGTCAAGGCCCGCGAGCTGAGCGGCGCCTCGAACATCCTCTACCGCCGCAACTCGGTCACCGGCACCGTCGAGGCCCGTCCGAACAACGCGGTGTGGGGCGGCCTCAACGACGTCCTGCACAGCCACAACTGA
- a CDS encoding SigE family RNA polymerase sigma factor — protein sequence MNAEGLESFRDFVDSRSSALLRTAVLLCGGDRHAGEDLLQNALVKAAGRWQRIDEPEAYVRQALYRQQISRWRLKWPRREVSVAEPPEPPGAAEPGADTAAAAELRLVMREALSRLTARQRTVLVLRYFEDLPEAEVARLLGCSVGTVRSTTHRSLARLRLLAPELAALGPAETERFDTRDYSPMEVRP from the coding sequence ATGAATGCCGAAGGGCTGGAGAGTTTCCGGGACTTCGTGGACAGCAGGTCGTCCGCCCTGCTGAGGACCGCCGTGCTGCTGTGCGGGGGAGACCGGCACGCCGGTGAGGACCTGCTGCAGAACGCCCTGGTGAAGGCGGCCGGACGGTGGCAGAGGATCGACGAGCCGGAGGCCTACGTACGGCAGGCCCTCTACCGCCAGCAGATCAGCCGCTGGCGGCTGAAGTGGCCCCGGCGCGAGGTCAGTGTCGCCGAGCCGCCCGAGCCCCCGGGCGCCGCCGAACCCGGCGCCGACACCGCCGCGGCGGCCGAACTGCGGCTCGTGATGCGCGAGGCCCTCTCCCGCCTCACCGCACGCCAGCGCACCGTCCTGGTGCTCCGCTACTTCGAGGACCTGCCCGAGGCCGAGGTGGCCCGGCTGCTGGGCTGCTCGGTGGGCACCGTGCGCTCCACCACCCACCGTTCGCTGGCCCGGCTGCGCCTGCTCGCTCCCGAGCTGGCCGCGCTCGGACCCGCGGAGACCGAGCGGTTCGACACCCGTGACTACTCGCCCATGGAGGTGCGTCCGTGA